The nucleotide window catatggttaagttataaactaaATCAAAAGACATATGAAGGAATCAAGGATCTAAATGAGTTTTAcactaaatatatagaaaagaATAGGCATTATACTGGTTGTAAACAAGGTGGTAAAGATTGTAGTGGTtcattaacaaaaaatacaggttatcaaaattataaggaaatcatagataaaaaaaagaaattgttgaacattaatattgaaaatatgtctaaattttatgatgcatttaaattattatgtaacatgtatactaaattttatgcaaacagaaataataaagaatatttaaattgtgCCAAAcaatttgttgaaaaatataatgaacttAATAACGATTCTGTTAATACTAAAGATGACGTCTATTGTCAAgtattgtctacattatcaaatgattataatgattttaaaaattattgtgATAGTAATGGCGTTGATTGTAGCGAAATTACATTCCTTACATCGACAAATACAGAAGAAAATGGTGTGCAAATTTCTGAAAAGATTTGTGATGATACACCAAGCTTGTCgatagtaaaaaaattaattctagctttattaatattcagTGCAATAACAATCTTTTtgggaattttttttaaggtaaataataagaaatttaaaaattattttcattaaatatatgcaaacgtcaacaaaaaaatcgtacacttcttaacattttatattagtgtTCGTTATTTGTATTACGGAAAAGAGCTCaaaaagaatatttaaaagaaaaggtaaaaaaataaagaaaatggatcattaatatattattcgaagagtattgagtatttcaggaatagtaacaatgattgatatatttaagaaactgtctatttggaagtaatttttgacCATAATTTTGGGGTTTATAAGAATAATTGAATAATATAaccaattaaatataaagttatatatgtatatttataatattcttgTACagtttttgtatattttttaaaaagtttttatgttatgggtcagggttgtgtttgtggaacccatattcgggttaagtgttatattgcatttaattttgaatatttgtttataattttttataatttgataagatttattagtttaaagaattgttttaaatatatttaggaaataaattattaaaatatgcaAAGGATAAGTTGgactttttaatatttatattaagtcTAAATATGTAAGAAAAAATGAGTATGAAAAGGAACGAGtaaagtaatatattttgacaAACTATAAGAATTGGATTTCGTGTTAATATAACTTAATGGTAAATGTGTTGAACTATACTATgcatttttgtattttattgttaattttgtGTTAATGGTTTATGGGTCAATCGGTCGAATATTGAAATAGATATAGAAAGATTATTCCAAAGTATCGA belongs to Plasmodium yoelii strain 17X genome assembly, chromosome: 11 and includes:
- a CDS encoding PIR protein — encoded protein: MDKTLCENFDTLRNYLPDDSSNSTASDINNLENIKYYCSNEDSEEAECETEFDKIKAGCLWLFEQLFVKNGKNINTVQYIIIWLSYKLNQKTYEGIKDLNEFYTKYIEKNRHYTGCKQGGKDCSGSLTKNTGYQNYKEIIDKKKKLLNINIENMSKFYDAFKLLCNMYTKFYANRNNKEYLNCAKQFVEKYNELNNDSVNTKDDVYCQVLSTLSNDYNDFKNYCDSNGVDCSEITFLTSTNTEENGVQISEKICDDTPSLSICSLFVLRKRAQKEYLKEKVKK